From the genome of Candidatus Bathyarchaeia archaeon, one region includes:
- the lysS gene encoding homocitrate synthase, with amino-acid sequence MEKKVMILDSTLREGEQTPGVSFSIEQKLEIAQRLDEIGVDIIESGNPVVSRDVKEAMKKISELGLGAEVMGHARASIPDIQEAIDCGVDSVGIFLGATDTRLKQQLRISRERALELAYETVKYAKDHGLKVRFTAEDGTRADPAFLKELFNSALEAGADRLSIADTVGIMTPGRIKALYEDLSKSLNAVFETHCHNDLGMAVANSLAAMEGGAKIIDVTVNGLGERAGIASLQEVAAALKIHYGIDTVKLSGLKPLSMLVERYSGIFLPPHAPLVGDNAFSHKAGVHTAAVIINPSIYEGFPPELIARTRELVVDKYAGKSVIRARLERLGVKLSEDQISKILEAIKSRPTITRYRDADLLELAERVSGRRLKPVIPESIEALISVKCESNVYTSSVARKIGAIKGVLKVYEVSGDYDIEVELIAGSMAELNECLESIREVKGIVGTNTKFVLKRFEGASAANELTHRVA; translated from the coding sequence ATGGAGAAAAAAGTAATGATATTGGATTCCACCCTAAGGGAGGGGGAGCAAACGCCCGGAGTTTCCTTCTCTATCGAACAGAAGCTGGAGATAGCCCAGAGGCTCGATGAGATAGGCGTCGATATAATAGAATCCGGAAACCCGGTCGTATCGAGGGATGTGAAGGAGGCGATGAAGAAGATAAGCGAGCTAGGCCTCGGGGCGGAGGTCATGGGACACGCTAGGGCCTCGATACCGGATATACAGGAGGCGATAGATTGTGGGGTTGATAGCGTTGGCATATTCTTAGGGGCCACGGATACGAGGCTAAAGCAACAATTGCGGATCAGCAGGGAGCGCGCTTTGGAATTGGCCTACGAAACGGTCAAATATGCGAAGGACCATGGCCTAAAGGTCAGGTTCACCGCCGAGGACGGGACGAGGGCCGACCCCGCTTTCCTGAAGGAGCTCTTCAATTCCGCTTTGGAGGCAGGGGCGGATAGGCTCAGCATAGCGGATACGGTGGGCATTATGACGCCGGGGAGGATCAAGGCCCTTTACGAGGATCTATCCAAATCCTTGAACGCGGTTTTCGAAACCCATTGCCACAACGACCTCGGGATGGCAGTCGCCAATTCCCTCGCGGCGATGGAGGGAGGGGCCAAGATAATCGACGTGACCGTCAACGGCCTCGGCGAGAGGGCTGGCATAGCCTCCCTCCAAGAGGTGGCTGCAGCCCTGAAGATCCATTATGGGATCGATACGGTGAAATTGAGCGGCCTAAAGCCCCTCTCGATGCTCGTCGAGCGCTATAGCGGCATCTTCCTGCCCCCTCATGCACCACTAGTTGGCGACAACGCCTTCTCCCATAAGGCCGGGGTTCATACTGCCGCCGTTATAATAAATCCCTCCATCTATGAGGGATTCCCTCCAGAGCTGATCGCTAGGACTAGAGAGTTGGTCGTTGACAAATACGCGGGGAAGAGCGTCATAAGAGCGAGGCTGGAGCGGCTCGGAGTGAAGCTGAGCGAGGATCAGATATCGAAGATCCTCGAGGCCATAAAGAGCAGGCCGACCATTACGAGATATAGGGATGCGGACCTATTGGAGCTGGCGGAGAGGGTATCTGGGAGGAGGCTCAAGCCCGTGATACCCGAGTCAATCGAGGCCCTGATCTCCGTGAAATGCGAGTCAAATGTATATACATCGAGCGTCGCGAGGAAGATCGGGGCAATCAAGGGCGTCCTCAAGGTTTATGAGGTGAGCGGGGATTACGATATAGAGGTTGAATTGATCGCGGGATCGATGGCCGAGCTTAACGAATGTTTGGAATCCATAAGGGAGGTTAAGGGGATCGTCGGCACGAATACCAAATTCGTATTGAAGAGGTTCGAGGGGGCATCGGCTGCGAACGAGCTAACCCACCGCGTCGCTTAG
- the thyX gene encoding FAD-dependent thymidylate synthase → MEVKLLSHTPDPEGLIALAARSCVSKRSAHELSSEPKEALRRSLSRVLESGHESVIEHAYFTFSIKGISRACTHQLVRHRIASYSQQSQRYVDLRGAGFVIPESIRRSEEALKAFEAAMKSSAEAYSKLLELGIPPEDARFVLPNATATNIVVTMNARELLHFFGLRCCLKAQWEIRALAQAMLELVRGVAPTIFERAGPYCLSKGICFEGDRECPFYERYILKRG, encoded by the coding sequence ATGGAAGTCAAATTGTTGAGCCATACGCCGGATCCGGAGGGATTGATAGCCCTAGCCGCCAGATCCTGCGTATCCAAGAGGAGCGCCCATGAACTCTCCTCCGAGCCCAAGGAGGCCCTTAGGAGGAGCTTGAGCAGGGTCTTGGAATCGGGCCATGAATCGGTTATCGAGCATGCTTATTTCACCTTCAGCATAAAGGGCATCTCCAGAGCTTGCACCCATCAGCTCGTTAGGCATAGGATCGCCTCCTATTCCCAACAGAGCCAAAGATATGTGGACCTCCGGGGGGCTGGGTTCGTTATCCCGGAGAGCATCCGAAGGAGCGAGGAAGCCTTGAAGGCCTTCGAGGCCGCAATGAAAAGCTCGGCGGAGGCATATTCCAAGCTATTGGAGCTCGGGATCCCGCCCGAGGATGCTAGGTTCGTCCTCCCGAACGCCACGGCCACGAACATAGTGGTCACCATGAACGCTCGAGAATTGCTCCATTTCTTCGGCCTCAGATGTTGCCTTAAAGCCCAATGGGAGATAAGGGCCTTGGCGCAAGCCATGCTGGAGCTCGTGAGGGGCGTGGCGCCAACGATCTTCGAGAGGGCTGGGCCCTATTGCCTCTCCAAGGGCATCTGCTTCGAAGGGGACCGCGAGTGCCCGTTTTATGAAAGATATATCCTCAAGAGGGGTTGA
- the cysS gene encoding cysteine--tRNA ligase, whose protein sequence is MKIYNTMSREKEEFIPINGNRVKMFVCGPTVYDMAHIGHARTYVMYDIMARYLRFKGYSLFFLMNITDVDDKIIARAKEEGVDPLELSRRYTEEFYKDMAALRINSVNLFAKASEHIREIIEQISVLLDKGYAYEVDGEVYFDISKFPDYGKLSRQNLEDLKRHRIEPSPKKRDPADFALWKPAKPGEPCWDSPWGKGRPGWHIEDTAISHTYFGPQYDIHGGAIELVFPHHEAEIAQAEAFSGKKPFVKYWVHTGILMIKGEKMAKSLKNYITIREALERWGWEALRIFYAMSHYRSPIDFDERGLEQAKAIRDRVRSLLAKMRSIEPNEGEASPRDEEMIRKIEENEREFMEAMDDDFNTPEAIAAVISLCRELEKYMAGEVNKVVISRAKSAFDKFSRILGVFSEDEAPGALVDGLIRIILDIRDAARRRGDWDTADNIRARLKSLGIVLEDSQRGTIWRIEA, encoded by the coding sequence TTGAAGATATATAATACGATGTCGCGGGAGAAGGAGGAGTTCATCCCGATCAATGGGAACAGGGTCAAGATGTTCGTATGCGGTCCCACCGTATACGATATGGCTCATATAGGACACGCTAGGACATACGTCATGTACGATATTATGGCCAGATACCTGAGGTTCAAGGGATATAGCCTGTTCTTCCTGATGAACATAACGGACGTGGATGATAAGATCATCGCGAGGGCCAAGGAGGAGGGCGTGGATCCATTGGAGCTCTCGAGGAGGTACACGGAGGAGTTTTATAAAGACATGGCCGCCCTCAGGATAAACAGCGTGAACCTCTTCGCGAAGGCATCGGAGCACATCCGGGAGATCATAGAGCAGATCTCGGTCCTCTTGGATAAGGGTTACGCCTATGAAGTGGATGGGGAGGTATACTTCGATATTTCAAAATTCCCGGATTATGGGAAATTATCGAGGCAGAACTTGGAGGACCTCAAGCGGCATAGGATAGAGCCGAGCCCAAAGAAGCGCGATCCCGCGGACTTCGCGCTCTGGAAGCCCGCCAAGCCCGGGGAGCCGTGCTGGGATAGCCCTTGGGGGAAGGGCAGGCCGGGGTGGCATATAGAGGACACGGCCATATCGCACACCTATTTCGGACCCCAATACGATATACACGGCGGGGCAATAGAGCTGGTCTTCCCACATCACGAGGCCGAGATAGCCCAAGCCGAGGCCTTCTCCGGTAAGAAGCCCTTCGTGAAATATTGGGTTCATACGGGGATCCTAATGATCAAGGGGGAGAAGATGGCGAAGTCCTTGAAGAATTACATAACCATTAGGGAGGCGCTCGAGAGATGGGGTTGGGAGGCCCTTAGGATATTCTACGCGATGAGCCATTATAGGAGCCCCATCGACTTCGATGAAAGGGGCTTGGAGCAGGCCAAGGCAATCAGGGACAGGGTTCGCTCCCTCTTGGCCAAGATGAGATCGATCGAGCCCAACGAGGGCGAGGCCAGCCCTAGGGATGAGGAGATGATTAGGAAGATAGAGGAGAATGAGCGGGAGTTCATGGAGGCGATGGATGACGACTTCAATACGCCGGAGGCGATCGCCGCGGTGATATCGCTATGCAGGGAGCTGGAGAAATACATGGCCGGGGAAGTCAATAAGGTCGTGATATCCAGGGCCAAGTCGGCATTCGATAAGTTCTCTAGGATCCTTGGGGTCTTCTCCGAGGATGAGGCCCCCGGGGCCTTGGTGGATGGGCTGATCCGCATTATATTGGATATTAGGGATGCTGCTAGGAGGAGGGGCGATTGGGATACCGCCGACAACATAAGGGCTAGGTTGAAGTCCCTCGGGATCGTCTTGGAGGATTCCCAAAGAGGGACCATATGGAGGATCGAAGCGTAG
- a CDS encoding adenosine-specific kinase, which translates to MAIKVHRIEPPEGCNIILGQSHFIKTVEDLYEALVNSMPGIRFGIAFCESSGPCLVRHEGTDEELRSLAIRIASELAAGHCFVILLKGAFPINVMDKVKAVPEVCAIYCATANPLEVIIAESAQGRGILGVIDGQRTKGVEGAKEIEERKALLRKLKYKL; encoded by the coding sequence ATAGCGATAAAGGTCCACAGGATAGAGCCCCCGGAGGGATGCAACATCATACTTGGGCAATCGCACTTCATAAAGACCGTGGAGGATCTTTATGAGGCGCTCGTCAACTCCATGCCCGGCATAAGGTTCGGGATCGCCTTCTGCGAGAGCTCCGGACCATGTTTGGTCCGCCACGAGGGCACGGATGAGGAGCTTAGGTCCTTGGCCATAAGGATCGCATCGGAACTCGCGGCCGGTCACTGCTTCGTCATATTGCTGAAGGGGGCATTCCCCATAAACGTCATGGATAAGGTGAAGGCCGTTCCGGAGGTTTGCGCGATCTACTGCGCCACCGCCAACCCCTTGGAAGTGATCATAGCAGAGAGCGCCCAAGGGCGCGGCATACTCGGCGTGATAGATGGCCAGAGGACGAAGGGCGTGGAGGGGGCGAAGGAGATAGAGGAGAGGAAGGCGCTCCTGAGGAAGCTGAAGTATAAACTATAA
- a CDS encoding M24 family metallopeptidase, with amino-acid sequence MDPRFAEQRWIAMEIYERLEAEMEGRGFGAVIAYGESCSNPNFCYLARISVPRGGLFFKALNRDPVLIVSQVDYGVASRGFPGDVITFPELVGQASSGSAADVIALSIEELLKRHGISGEVAIYAKEDFSASLRIWERLSGKGFKVIVEGYPSLLDSLRELKVRGERRRISELGRSVAKVFESIYELLGECRIKGNSLHHKGKPLRVGDLKSLAMAELVERDLIPSEGFIISAGRRASDPHYPGSKGDPIKRGDPIVIDLFPKGGDGYFYDMTRTALVGRSAEIERMHSLVVEAQGLAKDVIEDGGRAGEAMDSVCEFFERNGFETARKRADSIAIPKRGFIHSLGHGVGLSIGERPFLRRGEDYAFRDGHVFTIEPGLYDPKLGGVRVEDVFIFENGKVRAATGKLFPQELLLIS; translated from the coding sequence ATGGACCCCCGATTCGCCGAGCAAAGGTGGATCGCCATGGAGATCTACGAGAGGTTGGAGGCGGAGATGGAGGGGAGGGGCTTTGGGGCGGTGATCGCATATGGCGAATCCTGCTCCAACCCGAACTTCTGCTATTTGGCTAGGATATCGGTGCCTAGGGGCGGCTTATTCTTCAAGGCCTTGAACCGCGATCCAGTTTTGATCGTAAGCCAAGTGGATTATGGCGTGGCCTCGAGGGGGTTCCCGGGGGACGTCATAACATTTCCGGAGCTGGTGGGCCAAGCATCGTCCGGAAGCGCCGCCGATGTGATCGCACTATCGATCGAGGAGCTACTCAAGCGCCACGGGATTTCCGGGGAGGTGGCGATTTACGCCAAGGAAGATTTCTCCGCATCCCTAAGGATCTGGGAGAGGCTGAGCGGGAAGGGCTTTAAGGTGATAGTGGAGGGATATCCATCCCTGCTGGATTCCTTAAGGGAGCTAAAGGTGAGGGGAGAGCGCAGGAGGATATCGGAGCTCGGGCGCTCCGTCGCCAAGGTATTTGAATCCATTTACGAGCTCCTCGGGGAATGCCGTATCAAGGGGAACTCATTGCACCATAAGGGCAAACCCCTCAGGGTCGGGGATTTGAAATCCCTTGCGATGGCCGAATTGGTGGAGAGGGACCTAATACCTTCGGAGGGATTCATAATCTCCGCCGGGAGGAGGGCCTCCGATCCGCATTACCCGGGCTCCAAGGGGGATCCGATCAAGAGGGGAGATCCCATAGTGATCGATCTCTTCCCCAAGGGCGGAGATGGCTATTTCTATGATATGACGAGGACCGCGCTCGTTGGCAGATCAGCGGAGATCGAAAGGATGCATTCCCTCGTTGTTGAGGCCCAAGGCTTGGCCAAGGATGTCATAGAGGACGGCGGGAGGGCCGGCGAGGCGATGGACTCCGTATGCGAGTTTTTCGAAAGGAATGGCTTCGAAACCGCGAGGAAGCGCGCCGATAGCATCGCAATCCCCAAGAGGGGCTTCATCCACTCCTTGGGGCATGGGGTGGGCCTCTCGATCGGGGAAAGGCCTTTCCTGCGCCGCGGGGAGGATTATGCCTTCAGGGATGGGCACGTATTCACGATAGAGCCGGGGCTATACGACCCGAAGCTCGGTGGGGTGAGGGTTGAGGATGTATTCATCTTCGAGAATGGAAAGGTCAGGGCCGCGACGGGGAAGCTCTTCCCCCAAGAGCTCTTGCTGATCTCATAG
- the eno gene encoding phosphopyruvate hydratase — MLAYGDEYFEIVEVNAMEVLDSRGNPTLMVEVLTRGGGLGKALVPSGASKGAHEAVELRDGDPARFRGKGVLRAVENVNRKIAPAIRGMNSSLQRAIDLKMIELDGTEDKSNLGANAILGVSLAVAKAAADTRGVPLYEYLGGISARTMPVPLMNLINGGKHAGNELSFQEFMIAPIGFKRFSDALRAGCEIYMALKELLRKKHGPSSINVGDEGGFAPNLKSAREALDALLEAIEAAGMRAGRDVALALDSAASSFYDRASGMYAVDGEFMDREGLISLYEDLVKEYPIFSIEDPLDEEDFEGFSSLTKRLGYVQIVGDDLFVTNRERLRRGAEIGAANAILIKMNQIGTLSETIDVVSDANALGYRCVISHRSGETEDTAIADLAVGLGAGQIKAGAPARGERTAKYNRLLEIERHLSESDSPQYYGARLVPRRT, encoded by the coding sequence TTGTTGGCCTATGGGGACGAATATTTCGAGATAGTCGAGGTAAATGCCATGGAGGTCTTGGACTCGAGGGGCAATCCCACGCTCATGGTTGAAGTATTAACTCGCGGGGGAGGCCTCGGCAAGGCGCTCGTCCCCTCGGGGGCCTCGAAGGGGGCCCATGAGGCCGTGGAGCTGAGGGATGGGGACCCGGCTAGGTTCCGGGGCAAGGGCGTCCTGAGGGCCGTGGAGAATGTCAATAGGAAGATAGCCCCGGCCATAAGGGGGATGAACTCCTCCCTCCAAAGGGCCATAGACCTGAAGATGATCGAATTGGATGGGACCGAGGATAAATCCAACTTGGGGGCCAATGCCATTTTGGGCGTTTCGTTGGCCGTCGCCAAGGCCGCGGCCGATACAAGGGGCGTGCCCCTATACGAGTACTTGGGCGGGATCTCGGCTAGGACCATGCCCGTGCCCTTGATGAACTTGATAAATGGCGGGAAGCACGCCGGCAACGAGCTCTCCTTCCAAGAGTTCATGATAGCCCCCATAGGGTTCAAAAGGTTCTCCGATGCGCTCAGGGCTGGTTGCGAGATCTACATGGCCCTCAAGGAGCTCCTGAGGAAGAAGCATGGACCGAGCTCCATAAACGTGGGGGATGAGGGCGGCTTCGCGCCGAACCTCAAGAGCGCTAGGGAGGCCTTGGACGCGCTCCTCGAGGCCATAGAAGCCGCCGGGATGAGGGCGGGCAGGGACGTGGCTCTCGCCTTGGACTCCGCCGCCTCCTCGTTCTACGATAGGGCCTCCGGCATGTACGCGGTCGATGGCGAATTCATGGATAGGGAGGGACTCATATCGCTCTATGAGGACCTCGTCAAGGAATATCCGATCTTCTCGATCGAGGATCCACTCGATGAGGAGGATTTCGAGGGATTCTCCTCCTTGACCAAGAGGCTTGGGTACGTCCAGATAGTCGGCGACGATCTCTTCGTCACCAATAGGGAAAGGCTCAGGAGGGGCGCCGAGATAGGCGCGGCAAATGCGATCCTGATAAAGATGAACCAAATAGGGACCCTTTCGGAGACGATCGACGTCGTATCGGACGCAAATGCTCTCGGGTATAGGTGCGTGATCAGCCATCGCTCCGGGGAGACCGAGGATACGGCCATAGCCGATCTGGCGGTTGGATTGGGCGCAGGTCAGATAAAGGCGGGGGCCCCGGCTAGGGGCGAGAGGACGGCGAAGTACAACAGGTTGCTGGAGATAGAGCGACATTTATCGGAATCGGATTCGCCGCAATACTACGGCGCTAGGCTCGTCCCACGAAGGACCTGA
- a CDS encoding ECF transporter S component, translating into MLEEARLRIRAFDSRDVSLVSIFSALMAITTLYAIPLPYGGITHFGNTVMWTASILFGGLIGGLAGGIGGMIADLFLGAHVWAPFTPFCKLASGLACGLVSRGIESIDKRAIAKIVLAVIAGAIANRLAYAPVYFFLFGYGAMVLWLMGFFAPGPALVTYFATPIIAISVMKAYPSVIAYRRAIRDRMARIKAVEG; encoded by the coding sequence ATGCTCGAGGAGGCTAGGCTTCGTATTCGGGCATTTGATTCCCGGGATGTTTCCCTCGTATCGATATTTAGCGCCTTGATGGCCATTACCACCCTCTACGCCATCCCGCTCCCCTACGGGGGGATTACGCATTTCGGGAATACCGTCATGTGGACGGCCTCCATCCTATTCGGCGGGCTCATCGGGGGATTGGCCGGTGGGATCGGCGGGATGATAGCGGACCTCTTCCTCGGGGCCCACGTTTGGGCCCCCTTCACGCCCTTCTGCAAACTCGCCAGCGGATTGGCTTGCGGGTTGGTTTCCCGGGGGATCGAATCGATTGATAAAAGGGCCATCGCTAAGATCGTCCTCGCCGTGATCGCGGGCGCGATTGCGAACCGCCTAGCCTATGCCCCGGTATATTTCTTTCTGTTCGGATATGGAGCGATGGTATTATGGCTAATGGGCTTCTTCGCCCCCGGCCCAGCGCTCGTCACATATTTCGCCACCCCCATCATAGCCATATCCGTGATGAAGGCCTACCCGAGCGTGATCGCCTATAGGAGGGCCATACGGGATAGGATGGCCCGGATCAAGGCGGTTGAGGGTTGA
- a CDS encoding amidohydrolase family protein, which produces MGWWERFEIIDAHAHIHPLSPDFRVALTLEELRELMRQYHYSKAIIMDRDNAAISKAVKGSKDLFANVWVNPREKDCIRDLKEYLGMENFVGIKMHPLFDGYTPDSPIVRPVASVAEEAGVPIQFHCGHPPFSLPWSYEPLAREFPNVKIILLHMGHGHIVYINGAIDVAERNPNIYLETSGMPMHAKIKEAVERIGGDRVIYGDDAPCGHPSWELEKVRASGLGEGDLRKVLGENAKRLYGLD; this is translated from the coding sequence GTGGGCTGGTGGGAGAGATTTGAGATAATCGATGCCCACGCCCATATCCATCCCCTTTCACCGGACTTCCGGGTTGCCTTGACGCTCGAGGAGCTCAGGGAGCTTATGCGCCAGTACCATTATAGCAAGGCCATAATAATGGATAGGGATAACGCCGCGATCTCAAAGGCGGTCAAGGGCTCCAAGGATCTCTTCGCGAACGTCTGGGTCAACCCGAGGGAGAAGGATTGCATTAGGGACTTGAAGGAATACTTGGGCATGGAGAACTTCGTGGGCATAAAGATGCATCCGCTCTTCGATGGATATACCCCAGATTCCCCAATAGTCCGCCCCGTGGCCAGCGTGGCCGAGGAGGCCGGGGTACCGATACAGTTCCATTGTGGCCATCCTCCCTTCAGCCTTCCTTGGAGCTACGAGCCGCTGGCTAGGGAGTTCCCGAACGTGAAGATCATCCTCCTGCACATGGGCCACGGCCATATAGTCTATATAAACGGTGCGATAGACGTGGCCGAGCGCAATCCGAACATATACTTGGAGACCAGCGGTATGCCGATGCATGCCAAGATCAAGGAGGCGGTGGAGCGCATTGGCGGGGATAGGGTGATCTATGGGGATGACGCGCCGTGCGGCCATCCCTCTTGGGAGCTTGAGAAAGTTCGGGCATCCGGTTTGGGCGAGGGGGACCTAAGGAAGGTCTTGGGGGAGAACGCCAAGAGGCTATATGGCTTGGATTAG
- a CDS encoding FeoA family protein yields MDRRGPKEDKLTEAMEAILTAHLEGKGASSMDVAKRMGLPVEEVEDLLRRGQEDGLIALEGGQYRLTEKGIGAVREHRVQFVHERYGHGRGPLGYLRRLLEGDVGDLPSHLQTKHEIDGKSIEEISSTRGAIEDALPLSELREGESAIVLYPLGGFGLRRRLIEMGLTPGAEIKVLRRAPFRGPIEVGVRGTSLALGFGVASKVIVKRLGA; encoded by the coding sequence ATGGATCGAAGGGGCCCCAAGGAGGACAAGTTGACGGAGGCGATGGAGGCGATCCTAACGGCGCATCTCGAGGGAAAGGGGGCCTCTTCGATGGATGTGGCCAAGAGGATGGGATTACCGGTAGAGGAGGTTGAGGATTTGTTGAGGAGGGGCCAAGAGGATGGTCTCATCGCCTTGGAGGGGGGCCAGTATAGGCTGACCGAGAAAGGGATCGGAGCCGTAAGGGAACACCGGGTACAATTCGTCCACGAAAGGTATGGCCATGGAAGAGGGCCCCTCGGGTATTTGAGAAGGCTCTTGGAGGGCGATGTAGGGGATCTCCCCTCCCATCTTCAAACAAAGCATGAGATCGATGGGAAATCCATAGAGGAGATAAGTTCGACGAGGGGGGCCATAGAGGATGCGTTGCCGCTGTCGGAGTTGAGAGAGGGGGAGAGCGCGATCGTCCTATATCCCCTCGGGGGATTCGGCCTCAGGAGGAGGCTCATTGAGATGGGCCTCACCCCGGGGGCCGAGATCAAGGTCCTCAGGAGGGCGCCCTTCAGGGGTCCGATCGAGGTAGGGGTTCGCGGGACCTCTCTCGCGCTTGGGTTCGGCGTAGCCTCCAAGGTCATAGTAAAGCGCTTGGGGGCCTGA